The DNA segment TTTCGGAACGAACCAAATCAGGGGTTTTGAAAAACTATCTTACCAACAAAAAAACAGCTTCAAGAGAAGAAAAACTCCATTTGGAACAACTTCAAAATTGTACCAATGAAATCGTGAAAGAACAGCAAAAAGGGGATTTGGCCAACGTTTCAAAAATAAACGAAGTCATCAAAAAACAAAACGAATTGATGCTTTCGCTAAAGAAAATCAGGTCGAAAAACCAAGTCAATTCTGCCGAAATTTTAGATTTAAAATCCTTGTATGCTAAACTCGAAAAAGACAAAGCAATTCTGGTGGAATATTTTTCGGGCTTTGAGAAAATGTACATTTTCACCTTGGCTAACCAAAGAATAAAGCTGGACTTTTACTGGGACAATCATACCGCCACGCCAAGAATAATCTCGTTTTTGGATTATTTCAGCGATGCCAATAAAATCACCAATAACATTTCCGACTATAATCATTATGGTAATTCGCTTTATAAAATGTTGAAATTACCAACAAATTCGACCTATAAAAACCTCGTCATTGTTCCAGACGGATTGTTAAATTTCCTGCCTTTCGAAGCCTTGATTACGAAAGAAAGCACAACGACAAATTTTGCCCAAATGCATTATTTGCTGAATGATTTCAGGATTGCCTACAATAATTCGGCTGGTTTTTATTTAAATGGAAAATCGCTTTCAAGAGATAAAAAAACGGTTCTAGGCATTTTCCCGATCTTCGAAAAAACCAATTACGAATTGACGTTTTCCAAAACCGAAATGCAATCCATAAAAAGCAATTTTGACGGCGATTTTTTCGATAATTCAAATGCCACTTTCGAAAATTTCAAGAGAAATGCCGCCAATTATTCGATTTTGCATTTGAGCACACACGCCACTTCCGGCGATACCGAAATGCCTGCAAGCATCAAGTTTTATGATCGAGAAATCTTCTATTCGGAGTTGTACAACCTCAATATCAATCCAGATTTGGTGGTTTTGAGTGCTTGTGAAACCGGAATTGGAAAACTCTACAAATCCGAAGGTGCGATGAGCGTTGCCAGGGGATTTCAGTTTGCCGGAGCACAAAATTTGTTGTTTTCGTTGTGGAAAGTCAACGATTATACGACTTCGGTCTTTATGGATGATTTTTATAAAAACATCAAAAACGGTCAATCCTATTTTGAAGCCAATGCCAATGCCAAACTAGATTTTTTGAAAGACAAATCGATTTCAAACGCCAAAAAATCGCCTTATTACTGGAGTGCATTTGTGTATTATGGCGGAATTGAAGCAACGGAAAAGCCAACCCATTATTATTTTTACATACTAGGATTATTGATTTTAATTGGACTATTTTTGGTCTTTAAACACTTTCGAAAATGAATTACCTTCCTTATCTTCTCAAAAAAGAAAACTACAAAAAAATAAAATTCAAGGTTTCGAAAACGCAGCATTTGCTTATCAAGGCGAAAATTAATGGAGTGAAAGGCAATTTTATTTTGGACACGGGTGCCAGTTCCAGTTGCGTGGGTTTTGAAAGCATTGAATTGTTTCAATTGGAAGCCAAAAAATCGAAGACACAAGCTTCGGGAGCTGGAGCAAATGGAATGCTTACCCAGATTGCCGTTAGCAACAAACTACAACTGGGCAATTGGAAAAACCGTGATTTTGACCTCGTGATTTTTGATTTATCGCACGTAAACGAAGCTTTGATTCAACACAAAGCCAAACCCGTTCACGGCATTATCGGCGCCGATATTTTGATGAAAGGCAAAGGAATTATTGATTATTACAATCATTGTTTGTATTTGATGAAATAAAAAAATCCCGTTCAATTTCTCAAACGGGATTTC comes from the Flavobacterium limnophilum genome and includes:
- a CDS encoding CHAT domain-containing protein, which encodes MVKKLFYLLLFTTLTVFGQNSLALEDKIYNAVDAFVANPSLESLQKLDATEKNFWKKPKSKNELLAIVVLNCNKAYYENQFGKTNQAVLSYEKAWQIYQKNKFSNYDITEFCLKPLGNLYTIIGDYDNAENTIKQYYYLAETEKNQSQKIAAILNLSNVYQNTGRINEAIDLLEKTIKTEKLSTIQKGNLFNNLGNNYVLIYKNPAFSKPIPDIFKKLEGSYFSAIRLLQSDKTQTETLANCYRNLSALNIQWQNTELANSYFEKAKKQFLATPNLSPRKLAKFNYEEANLLFQQQKYTEANALLTSVYKTLIPNYSNKKNILPNPNSLYAETILLDALDLQAEIFVEQNQPKKAFETYALSFQIEELFANLLVYENSKIINQIRIRNRTEKCISIYDLLFQKENKISYIEKALQLSERTKSGVLKNYLTNKKTASREEKLHLEQLQNCTNEIVKEQQKGDLANVSKINEVIKKQNELMLSLKKIRSKNQVNSAEILDLKSLYAKLEKDKAILVEYFSGFEKMYIFTLANQRIKLDFYWDNHTATPRIISFLDYFSDANKITNNISDYNHYGNSLYKMLKLPTNSTYKNLVIVPDGLLNFLPFEALITKESTTTNFAQMHYLLNDFRIAYNNSAGFYLNGKSLSRDKKTVLGIFPIFEKTNYELTFSKTEMQSIKSNFDGDFFDNSNATFENFKRNAANYSILHLSTHATSGDTEMPASIKFYDREIFYSELYNLNINPDLVVLSACETGIGKLYKSEGAMSVARGFQFAGAQNLLFSLWKVNDYTTSVFMDDFYKNIKNGQSYFEANANAKLDFLKDKSISNAKKSPYYWSAFVYYGGIEATEKPTHYYFYILGLLILIGLFLVFKHFRK
- a CDS encoding retropepsin-like aspartic protease; the protein is MNYLPYLLKKENYKKIKFKVSKTQHLLIKAKINGVKGNFILDTGASSSCVGFESIELFQLEAKKSKTQASGAGANGMLTQIAVSNKLQLGNWKNRDFDLVIFDLSHVNEALIQHKAKPVHGIIGADILMKGKGIIDYYNHCLYLMK